TTCTGTATATTTAGGCCTAGGTGGAGCTTCTTTTGCAGCCAAGGAGCCGAAAGACAACAAACAGAGTACTAGGGAGAACGAGTAAATGTTTCCTAGGGAAATTTTACCGGAATGCTTCAGCTGGTTATTCGCCTGTCTGCTGCAGCTTGCGGTTTTCTTCTTCGAGGTCCTTAATTCTTCTGTTAAGCTCATTGACTAAATGTTGATTCTCCAGGTTCTGCCGGAACTTTTCTATCAAAGATCGGATGTCTTTTGTTAGATCCTCTATGTTCCATGGTTTTTCCACGTATCTGCTCAATCCCCCGAAATTTATCGCGTGGATGGCGGAATCCAAACCGGCCTGACCGGTGAGCAGAATTTTGATCGAATCAGGAGACCGTTTATGGACCGATTCCAGAAAATCGGCGCCTTTCATACCGGGCATCACTTGATCCGTAATGATAACTTCGATCACATAACCGGAAGCTTGGATCTCATCCAATAAGGCAATTGCCTCTTCAGCGCTTCTTGCGGTTTCGATCTCGTGAGTCTTTCCGAACTCATTATGAAGCTGTTCCTGGAGAGTCTCCAGTACCGACACTTCATCATCGACACAAATAATATAACCTTTATTCATAATCCCTGACCGAAAGGCTGGCCGGTTTCCCGGAACTAGAGAGTTTTGGAGAATTCTCTCGGAATGTCAAGTAGTAGAATCTTCTTCTTGTAGTATCTTCGACGCAAAATCAGGTTCTTGGATCTAAAAGTCTAGTTTCTCTGGGAAGAAGGATCTGGATCTCACTCGGAAGTTCCGAAATTCCAGAACAGAGTTTTCTCCAGTTCTGTCCGGAACCAGGAAAAGAAGAAGGATAACTCTCCAGAGAATTTTCCCAGCCGGAGAATGCCTGCGTCTTGGAGTCGATTTCAGAAAGAATCTGAATAGGACTCCATTTTTGTAATATTTCTAGGACACTCGTTCTTGTTCTCCATCGAGATTCAGGTGTATATCTCGAATTATATAAACTTCTCTTGCGATCGATGAAAAACCTGTCGTATCTTTCGTAACCTGTGGACCTGCAGTGTGTTTTTCCTCTTTCTCTTTCGAAACCGAATCCTTTCAATAGAACGGATTCTGCTCCTAAGGATTGTAGTATTGAAACTGCAAGGCCTGCTACATTGAGGCTAGGATTTTCTAGTATTGGGGCCTTAGGATAAAATTTTGCTCCCAGTATCTGGTCCAACGGATGAGTAGAAAGATAGATAATTTTTGGATTTTTGAGGTCGAAGATCCTGCTCGCTCCACCGAACCAAGTGAAGATTGGGATATTCTCGGGAATATGCTCCGGAAAATGGTAGAATGTTCCAAGCCCGCTATCTATAGAGAGCACTGCATGAGGTTGGATATCGTTTTCTAATAAATATCCAAGTGCTGTGTCTGAGCTAAGTAAGAACAATTTTTCTTTATTTTGCCGGATCCAATCGATCTCAGATTCTAAATTTGGCGAAGCTCCTACAAAACATCCTATCTTCCCAGTCTTTGGTGAAAGAGTTTTCCCTAAAATGCGATACGAGTCTGGACTTTCTGAAGATTTTTTCAGATGTTTGAAGAAGTTTCTGACCCAGAGTCTTCCGTATTCCTGCTTCGCGAGTTTGTTTTGAGAGACAGATTCTTTTTTCTGGAAGAAGGAGAACATCCTTTCGCTCAGATCAGGATAACGTCTGGAATAATTTGGATGAATGAAAATTCGCAGGTTCTTCGTTGAAGAAGGCATCCATTCTGATCTATCTAATAATTCAAACTTCTCCCAACCGTAATATACTGGAACTCCGCCTAATTTTTCCTTAAGTTCGGTGCCAACTAGGGTTTCTAGTTCAGAGAATGGTTCGAGTAGAAGTATTTTTGTAGTATCTTCGACAGATTTCAGATAAGAAATCGCATGATACCCACAGCCAATCCCAATGATTACTAGGAATTCGTCTTTTTGGAGTGAGTGAGGAATAGAAAGGGAGATTCTCTCTCCCTCTTTGATTGGATTTTGTGTGGAATGTAGATGGAAGGAGGAATTTTCCTCCTTCAAATTCAGAGAACCGTCAGATTGCCGGACAAGCTGGAAGATGGATTAATCCTCGTCTTCTTTTTCCTTGTCGTCTTCATCCTCATCGTCGTCAGAATCATCATCATCTTCTTCGTCTTCATCCTCGTCGTCATCGGAATCATCTTCCTCTTCGTCGTAGGATTCTCCCTCTTCACCATCTTCCATATCCATAAGAGGTTTCGCAGCTTCTTCTGGAATGAAATCTTCTTCCATATCTTCTTCTGCGATTGGTGCTTGAGGAGCTTCGAATAGTCCGTTGAATTGGGAGTAAGTAGCTCCGTTTCCTTGAGCTTCTGCTTCTGTTATCGCTCTTTCTTCTTTAGTTACGTATTTATACTGAACTTCTTCGTTTGCGAGTGCAAACATCGCTTGGACGGCAAGTTTGCGTCCTTTGATTTTTTTAGGTAATTCGAGTCTGTCGATTCTATCCAGGATTTGGAAGCCGGCTACGGCTCTTTCGTACTTGTTTTTTTTGGCCAGTTCAATCAAAGTTACAATATCGAATTCTGAATTCTGGTTCTGGGTCATTTTGTATTCCTGAGAGGGGATAGAGGCCTTTGAAACTACCATCATTCTCAATTTCTCTTGTCTGTCAATCCCTTATATCTTTCGTTTATTCCTTGAATTCTGGGGAGAATCTTCGATTTTGGTAAACGCCCATGGATTCTCAGGCCAACTCCGATTCCAGGCTTAGTGTTCCCTTTTCCAAGGGGATTTTCTTCCGCCTAATCCTTTTACTAATAACGAGCCTTCTTACAGTTTGTGCTCCGTCAGAACAATCTAATCTAGGTGTCAAAGATTTTGAAGGCATCAGTTTGGAAGGAGAGACTATTCGGATCAGCGATATTGCTGCTGATCGAATTGCTCTTAACGTGTATGGACCGAATTGCCTTCCTTGTGTTAAGGAAATTCCAGTTTTAAATTATCTGAATACAGAACTGAAAAAAACTCCACATATCAAGTTATACATGATCGTGGACCCGGATATATTTTTTGATAATCCGGAAGCTCTTTCAACAGAACAAAAAATGAAAGAAGCTGCGGTTCTAATGAAAGAAGAAGTTAAAAAATTTGGAATACAACTTCCAGTCCTGATCATGAAACCACCTTTCAAAGTGGATCGTATCGAAGGACTAGTAACTGGAACTCCGGAAACACTTCTATTCAAAACAAAACCTTTGATCTTATATTATAATTTTATTGGGCCGATCAGCGAAGAATCTGATCCGAATAAAATCCCAAAAAATATGAAAGTGATCTTCTTCAAAAGAATGGCCGGCCAATCATGAGATGTCTCATTGTTCGGTTCAAAGACTGCGAAGGTCCTGGAACTCTATTAGATTCTTTGCAAGCTAGGAATTATAGGATTACCTATCATAACGCGTATGACGAACGAGTGCATATTGTTCCTGCGGCTCATCAAATGTTTGATCTGGTTGTATTTTTAGGCGGACCTCAAACCGTTCATGATCCTAATCAGCATAAATTTTTTAAACCTTGGCTGGAACTTGCTTCTCACTTAGTATCTATGAAAGATAAAAAGGTGATCGGGATCTGTTTGGGTTCTCAGATCTTAGCTACTGCTTTAGGTGCTAAGGTGTACGAAGGGGAGAAGGGACCAGAAGTAGGATTCTCCGATGTAAAAGTTGTGAATCCTTCTAATCCTGCATTTTCTAAATTGAGCGGGATGACCACTTTTCCTGCATTCCATCTACATGAGGATGTATTCGAGATCCCTAAGGGTGCAGATCATCTGTTACAAGGAAGTTTTTATTCTAACCAAATGTTTGGATATGAGAATCGAGTATTCGGTATCCAATGTCATCTGGAAGTAACAGAGAATATGTTAAATGTTTGGAAGAATATACATTCTGAGTTTATCAAAAAAGCAGGATGGATTCCCGGACCCGAAACGGAAGATCTTAGGTCTCAGATGGAAAGGGCGGGTAGAGCGCTCTTCGAAGGAATTTTGGATTTATAATATTTCTTATCCAATGGTCCCGCTTCAGGGACTATTATCTATTGAATTGAAACGGTTGATGGTGCATACATGATTCAGAAAATACTCAGGGTTCTATTCGGAAGTAAATACGAAAGAGATCTTAAAAGACTCACTCCGATTGTAGTCCAAATCAATTCTTTGGAAGAGTCCATGCGCTCTCTAAGCGATCCTGAACTTTCTTCTCAGACTAGAAAGTTCAAAGAAAGACTCGCTAAGGGAGAAACATTGGATGATATTCTTCCGGAAGCATTTGCTACCGTAAGAGAGGCTGCCTTAAGAAAATTAGGGATGCGTCATTTCGATGTGCAGATGATGGGCGGGATCTCTCTTCATTGGGGAAATATCTCCGAGATGAAAACCGGAGAAGGTAAAACTCTAACTTCTACACTCGCAATTTATCTGAATGCTCTCGCCGGTAAAGGGGTTCATGTTGTTACAGTGAACGATTATCTGGCAAGAAGGGACGCTTTGTGGATGACTCCGATCTATGATTTCCTGGATTTATCCGTTGGGATCATCCAGCACGATATGGAGCATGATGATCGCAAGAAGGCATACTCTGCTGATATCACATACGGAACCAATAACGAATATGGTTTCGATTATCTGAGAGATAATATGGTTTCTCATATCGATCATAAAGTACAAAGAGCACATTATTTTGCGATCGTGGATGAGGTGGACTCTATCTTGATCGACGAAGCAAGAACTCCGCTCATCATCTCTGGTCCTTCTGACGAATCCACAGATAAATATACTCGTATAGACAAGATCATTCCTAAACTCATCGAAGGTGAGGATTACGAGAAGGACGAAAAGGCCAAAAACACTCTAATGACCGAAAAGGGTGTGGCTCATGTAGAAGAGATCTTAGGGATTGAGAACTTATACGCTCCTCAAAACGTAGATTTAGTTCATCACGTTCACCAAGCATTAAAAGCTCATAAAATATTCCAAAGAGACGTGGACTATGTGGTCCAAAACGGAGAAGTGATCATTGTAGATGAGTTCACTGGTCGTTTGATGTCTGGTAGGAGATATTCAGACGGACTTCACCAAGCTCTGGAAGCAAAGGAAGGAGTTCCAATCGCAAGAGAATCCCAAACTCTCGCAAGTATCACTTTCCAAAACTATTTTAGATTATACGAAAAACTTTCCGGTATGACTGGAACTGCAGACACAGAAGCAGAAGAATTCCATAAGATCTATAATCTGGATGTGATCGTAATTCCTCCGAACGTTCCTGTCCAAAGAAAAGATGCAGCAGATAGAGTTTATAGAACTGAAAAAGAAAAGTTCACTGCTATCTTAAATGAGATCAAGGATTGTAGAGATAAAAAACAACCTGTGCTCGTAGGTACGATCTCTATCGAGAAATCAGAGGTTCTCGCTAGACTTTTA
The genomic region above belongs to Leptospira saintgironsiae and contains:
- a CDS encoding response regulator, which codes for MNKGYIICVDDEVSVLETLQEQLHNEFGKTHEIETARSAEEAIALLDEIQASGYVIEVIITDQVMPGMKGADFLESVHKRSPDSIKILLTGQAGLDSAIHAINFGGLSRYVEKPWNIEDLTKDIRSLIEKFRQNLENQHLVNELNRRIKDLEEENRKLQQTGE
- a CDS encoding TlpA family protein disulfide reductase, giving the protein MDSQANSDSRLSVPFSKGIFFRLILLLITSLLTVCAPSEQSNLGVKDFEGISLEGETIRISDIAADRIALNVYGPNCLPCVKEIPVLNYLNTELKKTPHIKLYMIVDPDIFFDNPEALSTEQKMKEAAVLMKEEVKKFGIQLPVLIMKPPFKVDRIEGLVTGTPETLLFKTKPLILYYNFIGPISEESDPNKIPKNMKVIFFKRMAGQS
- a CDS encoding type 1 glutamine amidotransferase; this encodes MRCLIVRFKDCEGPGTLLDSLQARNYRITYHNAYDERVHIVPAAHQMFDLVVFLGGPQTVHDPNQHKFFKPWLELASHLVSMKDKKVIGICLGSQILATALGAKVYEGEKGPEVGFSDVKVVNPSNPAFSKLSGMTTFPAFHLHEDVFEIPKGADHLLQGSFYSNQMFGYENRVFGIQCHLEVTENMLNVWKNIHSEFIKKAGWIPGPETEDLRSQMERAGRALFEGILDL
- a CDS encoding 6-hydroxymethylpterin diphosphokinase MptE-like protein → MKEENSSFHLHSTQNPIKEGERISLSIPHSLQKDEFLVIIGIGCGYHAISYLKSVEDTTKILLLEPFSELETLVGTELKEKLGGVPVYYGWEKFELLDRSEWMPSSTKNLRIFIHPNYSRRYPDLSERMFSFFQKKESVSQNKLAKQEYGRLWVRNFFKHLKKSSESPDSYRILGKTLSPKTGKIGCFVGASPNLESEIDWIRQNKEKLFLLSSDTALGYLLENDIQPHAVLSIDSGLGTFYHFPEHIPENIPIFTWFGGASRIFDLKNPKIIYLSTHPLDQILGAKFYPKAPILENPSLNVAGLAVSILQSLGAESVLLKGFGFERERGKTHCRSTGYERYDRFFIDRKRSLYNSRYTPESRWRTRTSVLEILQKWSPIQILSEIDSKTQAFSGWENSLESYPSSFPGSGQNWRKLCSGISELPSEIQILLPRETRLLDPRT
- a CDS encoding DNA primase, whose amino-acid sequence is MTQNQNSEFDIVTLIELAKKNKYERAVAGFQILDRIDRLELPKKIKGRKLAVQAMFALANEEVQYKYVTKEERAITEAEAQGNGATYSQFNGLFEAPQAPIAEEDMEEDFIPEEAAKPLMDMEDGEEGESYDEEEDDSDDDEDEDEEDDDDSDDDEDEDDKEKEDED